In the Qipengyuania pelagi genome, one interval contains:
- a CDS encoding bacteriorhodopsin, with protein MISSDIAGQFGSIENLVSLTAGQYTSGSLILMVSYGAHFAFILFFLAMAWQLAPRYRIVPIMSAVVMASAGLSLMREFSLWQESYELVGTMYRPLAENSSFTNAFRYGNWTITVPILLTQLAIAFGLPRPELQKRAARMIVPAVLMIWTGLYGQFGETGDWSRLNIWGVISTVFFVWLIVEVRGVITRGVQTSPAQLQAWPKNIWWFFLATWGLYPIAYALPQLGFTGDVVVVRQLLFSIADISSKLIYGIILSRYVLRRSALEGYVPAAEALETSPLGSSVASSRGD; from the coding sequence ATGATATCATCGGATATCGCCGGCCAGTTCGGCAGCATCGAAAATCTAGTTTCTCTCACTGCGGGCCAGTATACTTCGGGATCGCTGATCCTGATGGTCAGCTACGGCGCGCATTTCGCCTTCATTCTCTTCTTTTTGGCGATGGCCTGGCAATTGGCGCCGCGCTATCGCATCGTGCCGATCATGTCAGCTGTGGTCATGGCATCGGCCGGCCTCAGCCTGATGCGCGAATTTTCGCTGTGGCAGGAAAGCTATGAACTGGTGGGCACGATGTATCGCCCGCTGGCCGAAAATTCGAGCTTCACCAACGCGTTCCGCTACGGGAACTGGACCATCACGGTTCCGATTCTGCTGACGCAGCTCGCCATCGCCTTCGGCCTTCCGCGCCCTGAATTGCAGAAGCGCGCGGCGCGCATGATCGTCCCCGCCGTGCTGATGATCTGGACCGGCCTTTACGGCCAGTTCGGCGAGACCGGCGACTGGAGCCGCCTGAACATCTGGGGCGTCATCTCGACCGTGTTCTTCGTCTGGCTGATCGTGGAAGTGCGCGGCGTGATCACGCGCGGCGTGCAGACCAGCCCGGCGCAATTGCAGGCCTGGCCGAAGAACATCTGGTGGTTCTTCCTCGCCACCTGGGGCCTCTATCCGATCGCCTACGCCCTGCCGCAGCTGGGCTTCACGGGCGACGTGGTGGTGGTGCGCCAGCTGCTGTTCTCGATTGCGGATATCTCGTCCAAGCTGATCTACGGCATCATCCTCAGCCGCTATGTCCTGCGCCGCAGCGCGCTGGAGGGCTATGTGCCCGCGGCCGAGGCGCTGGAGACCTCGCCGCTCGGGTCGAGCGTCGCGTCGAGCCGCGGCGACTGA
- a CDS encoding DUF2254 family protein, with protein sequence MGKGNPVIGLFGWIVHRLVASYWFLALWAVVTAPLAFGAMLYFDRHGLAGWIFDRDLAPVATADAAKETAGIVAGIDAALLTLFFSISLLVLTLAAGNLGVRLIDRWLSKRLVQVSIAGLTFTTLFSVLTLAAIDSEADLIDTPLGTIIVMLVLLAVNLAMLAVALHDLGRTMFIDKAIDSLGKDARTPALEVEGAEPFTGEFVQLVPAPLSGYVEGVDLDEMDKRLKHHPGTIRICVAPGQHVLEGEPIAALEHALDKLHDLTTNIPIGPFRSNSQGTVFQVRLLVEVAARALSPAINDFYTALAAADALTEVIAGHTDNCVDPGLVPVPRNCPRFELPGQDFHGLFRDPLAAFRQAAADYPSVAIRMIDNYRRICEPLFAQEPQDRQEGLIDFLYDEAKRLSEHAADRAQHRSDRRDIEAAFEAFRPMRTNAREARFHAPSDDGSGDRAPVR encoded by the coding sequence GTGGGTAAGGGAAATCCGGTAATCGGGCTGTTCGGGTGGATCGTGCACCGCCTTGTGGCGAGTTACTGGTTCCTGGCTCTGTGGGCCGTCGTCACCGCACCGCTCGCTTTCGGGGCGATGCTATATTTCGATCGCCACGGATTGGCCGGCTGGATCTTCGACCGCGATCTCGCACCCGTCGCGACCGCCGATGCCGCGAAGGAGACGGCGGGCATCGTGGCCGGCATCGATGCTGCGCTGCTGACCCTGTTCTTCTCGATCTCGCTCCTCGTCCTCACGCTGGCGGCAGGCAATCTGGGCGTGCGCCTGATCGATCGCTGGTTGAGCAAGCGGCTCGTCCAGGTGTCGATCGCCGGGCTGACCTTCACCACGCTGTTTTCCGTGCTGACGCTGGCGGCGATCGATTCCGAAGCCGACCTGATCGACACCCCGCTGGGCACGATCATCGTCATGCTCGTCCTGCTGGCGGTCAATCTCGCCATGCTGGCCGTGGCGCTGCACGATCTCGGGCGGACCATGTTCATCGACAAGGCGATCGACAGCCTCGGCAAGGATGCGCGCACGCCTGCGCTGGAGGTGGAAGGGGCAGAGCCGTTCACGGGCGAATTCGTCCAACTGGTGCCCGCACCGCTTTCGGGATATGTCGAGGGTGTCGACCTCGACGAGATGGACAAGCGCCTGAAGCACCATCCCGGCACGATCCGCATCTGCGTCGCGCCCGGCCAGCACGTCCTCGAGGGCGAGCCGATTGCCGCGCTGGAACACGCCCTCGACAAGCTGCACGACCTGACGACAAACATTCCGATCGGTCCATTCCGCAGCAACAGCCAGGGCACGGTCTTCCAGGTCCGCCTCCTCGTTGAAGTCGCGGCCCGTGCGCTCTCCCCCGCGATCAACGATTTCTACACCGCCCTGGCGGCGGCCGATGCGCTGACCGAAGTGATCGCGGGCCATACCGATAACTGCGTCGATCCGGGGCTGGTGCCCGTCCCCCGCAACTGCCCGCGTTTCGAATTGCCGGGCCAGGATTTCCACGGCCTGTTCCGCGATCCGCTTGCCGCGTTTCGTCAGGCGGCGGCCGACTATCCCTCGGTTGCGATCCGCATGATCGACAATTACCGCCGCATCTGCGAACCCCTGTTTGCACAGGAACCGCAGGATCGCCAGGAGGGCCTGATCGACTTTCTCTACGACGAAGCCAAGCGTCTCTCCGAACACGCCGCCGACCGTGCGCAGCATCGCAGCGACCGGCGCGATATCGAAGCCGCGTTCGAGGCGTTCCGCCCCATGCGCACGAACGCGCGGGAGGCCCGGTTCCATGCTCCCTCCGACGACGGCTCGGGCGATAGGGCGCCTGTCCGATGA
- a CDS encoding DUF2254 domain-containing protein, which yields MMAKFKSIWQSVNASYWFLPAIFSLLALVLATLTLWFDRNGWSDAVSQTSWLQPARPDGAINMLTVIAGTMIGVASTVFSITIAAVAYASGNYGPRLLTNFMEDRGNQFSLATFIGTFVYAITVLRAVRKAEETPLFATGADTMSGFVPQISLLAAFVLMLLSIAVLVYFLNHIPASIRVNAVLEGIGARLLRDIKRIFPDENRGERSANRPTGTPIIAKETGYIQSIQFEALERLARKENGKLNLAVRTGDFVHPSVALAYWADRDAIDDCPDDKVRACFGTGAMRTPAQDMQFLIDELVEIGLRALSPGINDPFTAVTAVHWLGAATAELARRNLTRSFAEEGEEPHLVPLDDDFEHYLARGFGAMRSGVATNRIATLVMFDALVDATTTLDDETRRAAIRREGERLVRQAREHLAGPELLAVEARFQIFRNAVQR from the coding sequence ATGATGGCGAAGTTCAAGTCGATCTGGCAGAGCGTAAATGCCAGCTACTGGTTCCTGCCCGCGATCTTCTCCCTGCTCGCGCTCGTTCTCGCCACGCTGACCTTGTGGTTCGACCGCAATGGCTGGTCGGATGCCGTCTCGCAGACGAGCTGGCTTCAGCCCGCCCGGCCCGACGGGGCGATCAACATGTTGACCGTGATCGCGGGCACGATGATCGGAGTCGCCTCCACCGTCTTCTCGATCACCATCGCCGCGGTCGCCTATGCCAGCGGCAATTACGGGCCGCGTCTCCTGACCAATTTCATGGAGGATCGCGGCAACCAGTTCAGCCTCGCGACCTTCATCGGCACTTTCGTCTATGCGATCACGGTCCTGCGCGCGGTCAGGAAGGCGGAAGAGACCCCGCTCTTTGCCACCGGCGCCGACACCATGTCCGGCTTCGTGCCGCAGATCAGCCTGCTGGCCGCCTTCGTCCTGATGCTGCTGTCGATCGCGGTCCTGGTCTATTTCCTCAACCACATTCCTGCCTCGATCCGCGTCAACGCGGTGCTGGAGGGGATCGGCGCGCGACTGCTCAGGGACATCAAGCGCATTTTCCCGGACGAGAATCGCGGCGAGCGTTCCGCCAATCGCCCCACGGGCACGCCGATCATCGCGAAGGAGACGGGCTACATCCAGTCGATCCAGTTCGAAGCGCTGGAGCGGCTCGCGCGCAAGGAGAATGGCAAGCTCAATCTCGCGGTGCGCACCGGCGATTTCGTCCATCCTTCGGTCGCGCTCGCCTACTGGGCCGACAGGGATGCGATCGACGACTGTCCGGACGACAAGGTGCGCGCCTGCTTCGGAACGGGCGCGATGCGCACGCCTGCCCAGGACATGCAGTTCCTGATCGACGAGCTGGTCGAGATCGGGCTGCGCGCGCTGTCGCCGGGGATCAACGACCCCTTCACCGCCGTAACCGCGGTCCACTGGCTGGGCGCGGCGACCGCCGAACTGGCACGGCGCAATCTGACGCGCAGCTTCGCCGAAGAGGGGGAGGAGCCGCATCTCGTCCCGCTGGACGACGATTTCGAACATTATCTCGCGCGCGGCTTCGGCGCGATGCGCAGCGGCGTCGCCACCAATCGCATCGCGACGCTGGTGATGTTCGATGCGCTGGTCGATGCGACGACGACCTTGGACGACGAGACCCGCCGCGCTGCGATCCGGCGGGAGGGGGAAAGGCTGGTCCGCCAGGCCCGCGAACATCTTGCCGGGCCGGAATTGCTGGCCGTCGAGGCGCGTTTTCAGATCTTCAGGAACGCTGTGCAACGCTAG
- a CDS encoding DMT family transporter — protein MGQTSDAADKNAFQPGAWHFVALIGGNVALALGPWLVRLADTGPVSAGFWRLLLPIPLIALFAWRERARHRIDGRIALLAVVAGIFFALDLASWHLGIERTRLGNATLFGNAGSVILMVWGLIALRRAPTRREGLGIAAALAGAAILLGRSLEISTQSALGDLFCVFAGICYAFYLLPAQKARARVGQWSVLLLVCMTAAPLLLAIALLMGEPVWPQDWTPLVALAISSQIVGQGLLVYSLGHFSPLIIGLALLTQPAIAAAVGWFAFGETLGALDIVGMILVGTALLLARTAKANPAR, from the coding sequence ATGGGCCAGACAAGCGACGCGGCGGACAAGAATGCCTTTCAGCCCGGTGCATGGCATTTCGTCGCCCTGATCGGCGGCAATGTCGCGCTGGCTCTGGGGCCGTGGCTGGTGCGACTGGCCGATACGGGTCCGGTGAGCGCCGGTTTCTGGCGCCTCCTCCTGCCGATCCCGCTGATCGCGCTCTTCGCCTGGCGAGAACGGGCGCGGCACAGGATCGATGGGCGGATCGCGCTGCTCGCGGTCGTTGCGGGCATCTTCTTCGCGCTCGATCTCGCCAGCTGGCATCTGGGGATCGAGCGTACGCGGCTCGGCAATGCGACGCTGTTCGGCAATGCGGGCAGCGTGATCCTGATGGTGTGGGGCCTTATCGCCCTGCGCCGCGCGCCGACGCGGCGCGAGGGTCTGGGGATAGCGGCGGCGCTGGCGGGCGCGGCCATCCTCTTGGGCCGCAGCCTCGAAATCTCGACTCAGAGCGCGCTCGGCGATCTGTTCTGCGTGTTCGCGGGTATCTGTTACGCCTTTTACCTGCTGCCCGCCCAGAAGGCGCGGGCGCGGGTGGGGCAATGGAGCGTGCTGCTGCTGGTCTGCATGACCGCGGCACCGCTATTGCTGGCGATCGCGCTTCTCATGGGAGAGCCGGTCTGGCCACAAGACTGGACCCCGCTCGTCGCGCTCGCGATATCGAGCCAGATCGTCGGCCAGGGGCTGCTGGTCTATTCGCTCGGCCATTTCTCCCCGCTGATAATCGGGCTGGCGCTGCTGACACAGCCTGCGATCGCGGCGGCGGTGGGGTGGTTCGCCTTCGGAGAGACTTTGGGCGCGCTCGATATCGTCGGGATGATCCTGGTCGGGACAGCGCTCCTGCTGGCGCGCACTGCGAAGGCCAATCCCGCGCGCTAG
- a CDS encoding alkene reductase, translating into MHDSLFEPLRFGALEAKNRIWMAPLTRGRSTQPGSIPNEMMATYYRQRATAGLIISEATGISVEGLGWPAAPGIWSEEQTEGWKQVTKAVHDEGGQIVLQMWHMGRLVHPDFLGGNPPVSASATKAPGHAHTFEGRKDYEAARALETGEIARVVDDYRKAAENAKTAGFDGVQLHGANGYLVDQFLRDSTNLREDAYGGSAQNRTRFLREVLEALVGVWGADRTGVRLSPNGETQGCDDSNPAETFGAAARVVEDLGLAFLELREPGPEGTFGNTDVPKQSPLIRDIYSGALVLNSDYSAEQATADIEAGRCDAVSWGRDFISNPDLPERFRTGAEIAPNKGVPQSWYGQGPEGYIDYPKLGE; encoded by the coding sequence ATGCATGACAGCTTGTTCGAACCGCTGCGCTTCGGCGCGCTCGAAGCGAAGAACCGTATCTGGATGGCGCCGCTGACGCGCGGACGCTCCACCCAGCCCGGCTCCATCCCCAACGAGATGATGGCGACCTATTACCGCCAGCGCGCCACCGCGGGGCTCATCATCAGCGAAGCGACGGGGATCAGCGTGGAGGGCCTGGGCTGGCCCGCCGCGCCGGGTATCTGGAGCGAGGAACAGACCGAGGGCTGGAAACAGGTGACGAAGGCCGTCCATGATGAGGGCGGCCAGATCGTCCTTCAGATGTGGCACATGGGCCGGTTGGTGCATCCCGATTTCCTCGGTGGAAATCCGCCCGTTTCGGCCAGCGCCACCAAGGCTCCCGGCCATGCGCATACCTTCGAAGGCCGCAAGGATTACGAAGCGGCCCGCGCGCTCGAAACCGGTGAGATCGCGCGCGTCGTCGACGATTATCGCAAGGCCGCCGAAAACGCGAAGACGGCGGGCTTCGACGGCGTGCAGCTGCACGGGGCGAACGGCTATCTGGTCGACCAATTCCTGCGCGATTCGACCAATCTTCGCGAGGACGCATATGGCGGCAGCGCCCAAAACCGCACCCGCTTCCTGCGCGAAGTCCTCGAAGCGCTGGTGGGCGTCTGGGGCGCGGACCGAACCGGGGTGCGCCTGTCTCCCAATGGCGAGACGCAAGGGTGCGACGACAGCAATCCGGCCGAAACCTTTGGCGCGGCAGCCCGCGTGGTCGAGGATCTCGGCCTCGCCTTCCTCGAACTGCGCGAACCCGGCCCCGAAGGGACGTTCGGCAATACCGACGTGCCCAAGCAGAGCCCGCTGATCCGCGATATCTATTCGGGCGCGCTGGTGCTGAACAGCGATTACAGCGCCGAGCAGGCCACAGCGGATATCGAGGCCGGACGCTGCGACGCGGTCAGCTGGGGCCGCGATTTCATTTCGAACCCCGACCTGCCCGAACGCTTCCGCACCGGCGCGGAGATCGCGCCGAACAAGGGCGTGCCGCAAAGCTGGTACGGCCAGGGGCCTGAGGGCTATATCGACTACCCGAAACTGGGCGAATAA
- the lipB gene encoding lipoyl(octanoyl) transferase LipB yields MSASWPETVEIRRESAQVPYRDALTRMDARNRAIAAGEARELVWLLEHPPVYTAGTSADAGELLDPRFEVVEAGRGGRYTYHGPGQRIGYVLLDLTKRGRDVRCFVHALEGWVIATLSDIGVEAWRAEGRIGIWCHDQNGREAKIGAIGVRLRRWVTMHGFSVNLAPDLAHFTGIVPCGIEEFGVTSLEALGIALAPGAWDEALLARGPDFLAALEGKACSLP; encoded by the coding sequence ATGTCCGCAAGCTGGCCCGAAACCGTCGAAATCCGCCGCGAGAGCGCGCAGGTCCCCTATCGCGATGCGTTGACGCGGATGGACGCGCGCAATCGCGCCATCGCGGCTGGCGAGGCGCGCGAGCTCGTCTGGCTGCTCGAACATCCGCCGGTCTACACTGCCGGAACCAGCGCGGATGCGGGCGAATTGCTCGATCCGCGCTTCGAAGTGGTCGAGGCGGGGCGCGGCGGGCGCTACACCTATCACGGGCCGGGGCAGCGGATCGGGTACGTCCTGCTCGACCTGACCAAGCGGGGGCGGGACGTGCGCTGTTTCGTCCACGCGCTGGAAGGCTGGGTGATCGCGACATTGAGCGATATCGGGGTCGAAGCGTGGCGGGCCGAAGGCCGGATCGGCATCTGGTGCCACGACCAGAACGGGCGCGAAGCCAAGATCGGCGCCATCGGCGTGCGGTTGCGCCGCTGGGTGACGATGCACGGCTTCTCGGTCAATCTCGCCCCTGATCTTGCGCATTTCACCGGGATCGTGCCCTGCGGGATAGAGGAATTCGGAGTCACCAGCCTCGAAGCGCTCGGCATCGCGCTTGCGCCCGGGGCGTGGGATGAGGCATTGCTCGCGCGCGGCCCGGATTTCCTTGCCGCGCTCGAAGGAAAGGCCTGCTCGCTGCCATGA
- a CDS encoding glycerophosphoryl diester phosphodiesterase membrane domain-containing protein, whose amino-acid sequence MKLDLSAAWDGAMKMLAANREMVLVLAGVFFLVPYLAFSLFLPDPMTQAGAAGAEPDMDAMSAQIVAFYGQYWWALLLLSLIQSVGAIAVLTMLGDGERPTVGDAVGRGVRLLPTQFAAQILAGLAAIVPVILLIGIGAATGSPAIATVLGLLGIPIGLYLIVKFSMSSPAIAIERVINPIAALRRSWRLTRGNSFRLFAFYLLLLIAFVIVSAIVSLIGGLVFALGGEHAALIGNSLVAGLINAGFACVAYAVLASLHKRLAAPSPSVPVTHSED is encoded by the coding sequence ATGAAACTCGATCTCAGCGCCGCATGGGACGGCGCGATGAAGATGCTGGCCGCCAATCGCGAGATGGTGCTGGTGCTGGCAGGCGTGTTCTTCCTGGTGCCCTATCTCGCTTTCTCGCTCTTCCTGCCCGACCCCATGACCCAGGCAGGCGCCGCCGGGGCGGAACCGGACATGGACGCGATGTCCGCCCAGATCGTCGCCTTCTACGGCCAATACTGGTGGGCGCTGCTGCTTCTGAGCCTGATCCAGTCGGTGGGCGCGATCGCGGTGCTGACGATGCTCGGCGACGGGGAACGTCCTACCGTGGGCGATGCGGTCGGACGCGGGGTACGCCTGCTCCCCACGCAATTCGCGGCCCAGATCCTGGCCGGGCTGGCGGCGATAGTGCCGGTGATCCTGCTGATCGGCATCGGCGCGGCGACCGGATCGCCCGCCATCGCGACCGTCCTTGGCCTGCTGGGCATCCCCATCGGACTGTATCTGATCGTCAAGTTCTCGATGAGTTCGCCCGCCATCGCCATCGAGCGCGTGATCAATCCGATCGCGGCGCTGCGCCGGTCCTGGCGGTTGACCAGGGGCAACAGTTTCCGGCTGTTCGCGTTCTACCTATTGCTGCTGATCGCCTTCGTGATCGTCTCGGCGATCGTTTCGCTGATCGGTGGATTGGTGTTCGCGCTCGGCGGCGAACATGCCGCGCTGATCGGAAATAGCCTGGTCGCCGGGCTCATCAATGCAGGCTTCGCCTGTGTCGCCTATGCCGTGCTGGCCTCCCTCCACAAACGGCTGGCCGCCCCTTCGCCGAGCGTGCCGGTCACCCATAGCGAGGATTGA
- a CDS encoding class I SAM-dependent methyltransferase, with translation MSDNSAAQALNRGDIKRRAARLFGQWGVFFRGFLQHPKMVGSIIPSSRFTIEKMLAPVKWDECDLFVEYGPGVGTFCQPVLDRLKRDGALIVIDTNPLYIDYLKKTIRDSRFHAVLGSAADVEEIVAAHGHDHADYLLSGLPFSTLPEGVGPAIAAATHRVLRVGGAFLVYQFSDRARDFMARHFRHIDSGFEPLNVLPCKLFWGWKRADD, from the coding sequence TTGAGCGACAATTCCGCAGCCCAAGCGCTGAACCGTGGCGACATCAAGCGGCGCGCCGCGCGCCTGTTCGGCCAGTGGGGCGTGTTCTTCCGCGGCTTCCTTCAGCATCCCAAGATGGTCGGCTCGATCATCCCGTCCTCGCGCTTCACCATCGAAAAGATGCTGGCGCCGGTAAAATGGGACGAGTGCGACCTGTTCGTGGAATACGGACCCGGCGTGGGGACGTTCTGCCAGCCGGTGCTGGACCGCCTCAAGCGCGACGGCGCGCTGATCGTGATCGACACCAATCCGCTCTATATCGACTATCTGAAGAAGACGATCCGCGACAGCCGCTTCCACGCGGTGCTGGGATCGGCGGCCGATGTCGAGGAGATCGTCGCGGCGCATGGCCACGATCATGCCGATTACCTCTTGTCCGGCCTGCCGTTCTCGACATTGCCCGAAGGCGTCGGCCCCGCGATCGCGGCGGCCACCCACCGGGTTCTGCGCGTCGGCGGCGCGTTTCTGGTCTATCAGTTCTCGGACCGGGCGCGCGATTTCATGGCGCGCCATTTCCGCCACATCGACAGCGGGTTCGAACCGCTCAACGTGCTGCCCTGCAAGCTGTTCTGGGGCTGGAAGCGCGCGGACGACTAG